The following are from one region of the Deltaproteobacteria bacterium genome:
- the gcvH gene encoding glycine cleavage system protein GcvH, with product MEFPEELKYSKEHEWVLVEGTVATIGITDYAQEQLGDIVFVELPAIGDKVTKDDAFCVVESVKAVSDVYAPVSGVVLEVNDDLPDSPDMLNEDVYGDGWMVKIEMSDTTDLDDLMTAAEYEEFVAREKE from the coding sequence ATGGAGTTTCCGGAGGAACTAAAATACTCGAAAGAGCACGAATGGGTGTTGGTCGAAGGGACCGTCGCCACCATCGGCATCACCGACTATGCGCAGGAACAGCTCGGCGACATCGTCTTTGTCGAGTTGCCGGCGATCGGTGACAAGGTCACCAAGGACGATGCGTTCTGCGTGGTCGAATCGGTGAAGGCCGTCTCCGACGTGTACGCACCTGTGTCGGGTGTCGTGCTCGAAGTGAACGACGATCTGCCCGACAGCCCGGACATGCTCAACGAAGATGTCTATGGCGATGGCTGGATGGTCAAGATCGAGATGAGCGATACCACCGACCTCGACGATCTGATGACCGCTGCGGAGTACGAGGAGTTCGTCGCGCGGGAGAAGGAGTAA
- a CDS encoding HEPN domain-containing protein codes for MVLAEWRRAVESLHASELLAAEGFEADAVSRAYYAALHAAKAALAVHDVSADSHAAIKRLFGLHLIRPGAIEREWAALLVESLDDRLTADYDVESSFSTDDADAECRRARRFLGRIPRYLRPQKLTANDLGTLTRRRA; via the coding sequence ATGGTGCTGGCGGAGTGGCGTCGCGCCGTCGAATCGCTGCACGCTTCTGAGCTGTTGGCCGCAGAAGGCTTCGAAGCGGACGCGGTGTCGCGTGCGTACTATGCCGCCCTTCACGCGGCCAAAGCGGCATTGGCCGTCCACGACGTAAGCGCCGACAGCCACGCCGCCATCAAACGATTGTTCGGTCTGCACCTGATCCGGCCGGGCGCGATCGAACGCGAGTGGGCCGCGCTTCTGGTTGAAAGCCTGGATGATCGCCTGACTGCCGACTACGACGTGGAGAGTTCGTTTTCGACCGACGACGCCGATGCCGAGTGCCGTCGAGCGCGAAGGTTCCTCGGCCGCATCCCCCGCTATCTGCGCCCGCAAAAGTTGACTGCCAACGATCTCGGCACGCTAACTCGACGACGCGCTTGA
- the gcvPA gene encoding aminomethyl-transferring glycine dehydrogenase subunit GcvPA, producing MRFIPHTPEDVRAMLATVGVASVAELFADVPAALRERARLDLPPGASESAVRARLESLAARNPGAACLSFLGAGAYPHFVPAVVDQILQRAEFYSAYTPYQPEVSQGTLQAIFEFQSLVAMLFDCDVANASMYDGASATAEAVLMALRVRPKRRKVLVSRALHPQYRQVITTYLEGAGDVEVIEINFDATGATDQGALAAALDDGTAAVVVGYPNFFGVLEPLDAIVTAAHARGAVVVSATAETLALGAAKAPGTSGVDIVVGEGQSLGGALNYGGPGVGLFATRSEHVRLMPGRLVGETVDGDGRRGYVLTLATREQHIRREKATSNICTNQGLMALAVTVHLSMIGRQGLRTLALTNLQRAHAAATALCATNRWTRRFSGAIFNEFVIAGSDARAAVDAARGRGVLAGVPLGTWYPELDDSVLVCATEIHAESDIAMLAEVLR from the coding sequence ATGCGTTTCATACCCCACACGCCTGAGGACGTGCGCGCGATGCTGGCCACGGTCGGCGTGGCCTCGGTGGCGGAACTATTCGCCGACGTTCCCGCCGCGCTGCGCGAGCGGGCGCGCCTCGATCTGCCGCCGGGCGCCTCCGAGTCTGCGGTGCGCGCGCGGTTGGAGTCGCTTGCCGCCCGCAATCCCGGCGCGGCGTGCCTCTCGTTCCTGGGCGCCGGCGCATATCCGCACTTCGTGCCGGCGGTGGTGGATCAGATTCTACAGCGCGCTGAATTCTACTCGGCGTACACTCCCTATCAACCCGAGGTTAGCCAAGGCACGCTGCAAGCGATCTTCGAGTTTCAGTCGCTGGTGGCGATGTTGTTCGATTGCGATGTCGCCAACGCCAGCATGTACGACGGCGCCTCGGCGACGGCCGAAGCAGTGTTGATGGCACTGCGCGTCCGTCCGAAGCGGCGCAAGGTGCTGGTGTCGCGCGCGTTGCATCCGCAGTATCGCCAAGTGATCACCACCTATCTCGAAGGTGCCGGCGATGTCGAAGTGATCGAGATCAATTTCGACGCCACCGGTGCCACCGATCAGGGCGCGCTGGCTGCCGCGCTCGATGACGGGACGGCGGCGGTCGTCGTCGGGTATCCGAATTTCTTTGGCGTGCTCGAACCGCTCGACGCCATCGTCACCGCCGCGCACGCGCGCGGTGCCGTGGTCGTCTCGGCGACGGCGGAGACGCTGGCTCTCGGAGCAGCGAAGGCGCCCGGCACCAGCGGAGTCGATATTGTTGTGGGCGAAGGACAGAGCCTCGGCGGCGCGCTCAACTACGGCGGGCCCGGAGTCGGCCTGTTCGCAACGCGCAGCGAGCACGTGCGTCTGATGCCGGGTCGGCTGGTTGGCGAAACGGTCGATGGCGACGGCCGCCGCGGCTACGTACTGACGCTCGCCACCCGCGAACAACACATCCGGCGCGAGAAGGCGACCTCGAACATCTGCACCAATCAAGGCCTCATGGCACTCGCGGTCACCGTGCATCTCTCGATGATCGGGCGCCAGGGGCTGCGCACACTAGCGCTCACGAACTTACAACGAGCACATGCAGCCGCTACGGCGTTGTGTGCGACCAACCGCTGGACGCGTCGCTTCTCCGGGGCTATCTTTAACGAGTTCGTCATCGCTGGAAGCGACGCGCGCGCCGCCGTCGACGCGGCGCGCGGCCGCGGCGTGCTCGCCGGAGTGCCGCTCGGCACGTGGTACCCAGAACTCGACGACAGCGTGTTGGTGTGCGCGACCGAGATACACGCCGAGTCCGACATCGCCATGCTCGCCGAGGTGCTGCGATGA
- a CDS encoding TIGR03663 family protein, whose amino-acid sequence MTESVLDRKFVGRLTVEQCLYIGVLLIATFLRLYILGVRPYHHDESIHAFFSWKITDQGVGDYNYDPVYHGPVLYYSTALVLWLFGDSDFTGRLSAVFFGMGILGFAWPLRRYLGRNAALMFLVLATFSPSFNYFTRFIRHDIYLALCNLIAVFFAFRYGESRSAKHLYISGAGLALAFCTKEDMYVVTPVLLFALVLMMVWEVVHGSKTVGAIVSESTELLRRALLPLITTAVLFAAIWLVLYTSFLTHPKNWNGVTRALSYWWGQHSIKRIGGPWWYYVPQLTFYDPLIFFGAAAVVLGPFFNPAKPDPALRYMRIGAGIAMAAFVVLLVQGSPAAPIVLIAALGMAQIGVARVWLPDRFTRFVILWTLGTLCFYGWAQEKVPWLLVPQVMPLTILAAIWFGQLIDTGAIKRPATALPLAAVGALTVWILIASNYFYDAPRPDENAEHRHGEMLAYVQSTYDINMIMRRVDDIAKTLGTGTQTRLAVSGDATWPFSWYLRHYPVNWAADVRNVDTPVLIVNKDVINALDQPLGDKYDKVPFQIRGWWEPTWNQMNLPKLMRWIFTREAWSGTGSSDAVAYIAKDVKPGMTFAAIAVNPPPAAKGYPQSPKLITAEAIWGKQGSSLGEFNEPRGIAVDAGGNVFVMDTKNNRVQKLGADGHAITAWGHEGNGPGEFKDACGLAIGPDGSVYVADTWNHRVQKFDANGKFLLQWVEENPSLWGPRGVAVAPDGTVYVTDTGNKRVVAYTSDGKQKAVWGKDGSKPGELIEPVGIAVDAEGRVIVADTGNHRVQIFDAAGAFKEEFPVFGWEEFYTEPYLAVMGTDLYATDSNNQRFTRYAGHEFNGAWGKSGSGSGDFNRPIGIAVDTQGNVYVSDTMNHRIQKFAKPQ is encoded by the coding sequence ATGACAGAGAGTGTGCTCGATCGCAAATTTGTCGGCCGGCTGACCGTCGAGCAATGTCTCTATATTGGCGTGCTGCTGATCGCCACCTTCCTGCGCCTCTACATCCTCGGCGTGCGCCCGTATCACCACGACGAATCGATCCACGCCTTCTTCTCCTGGAAGATCACCGACCAGGGCGTCGGCGACTACAACTACGACCCGGTCTATCACGGACCGGTGCTGTACTACTCCACGGCGCTGGTACTCTGGCTGTTTGGCGACAGCGACTTCACCGGGCGGCTGAGCGCCGTCTTCTTCGGCATGGGCATACTCGGCTTCGCCTGGCCGTTGCGCCGCTACTTGGGACGCAACGCCGCACTGATGTTCCTGGTGCTGGCCACCTTCTCGCCATCGTTCAACTACTTCACCCGCTTCATCCGGCACGACATCTATCTCGCGCTGTGCAACCTGATCGCCGTCTTCTTCGCCTTCCGTTACGGCGAGAGTCGTTCGGCCAAGCATCTCTACATCAGTGGCGCCGGTCTCGCGCTCGCCTTCTGCACCAAAGAGGACATGTACGTGGTGACGCCCGTCCTCCTCTTCGCGCTGGTGCTGATGATGGTGTGGGAGGTCGTTCACGGCTCGAAGACGGTCGGCGCGATCGTGTCCGAGAGCACCGAGTTGTTGCGCCGCGCGCTGCTGCCGTTGATCACCACGGCGGTGCTCTTCGCCGCCATCTGGCTGGTGCTGTATACGTCGTTCCTCACCCATCCGAAAAACTGGAACGGCGTCACTCGGGCGCTGTCGTACTGGTGGGGGCAGCATTCGATCAAACGCATCGGCGGCCCGTGGTGGTACTACGTCCCGCAGCTCACGTTCTATGATCCACTGATATTCTTCGGTGCCGCGGCCGTGGTGCTCGGACCGTTCTTCAATCCCGCGAAGCCGGACCCGGCTTTGCGCTACATGCGCATCGGCGCCGGCATCGCCATGGCCGCGTTCGTCGTGCTGCTGGTGCAGGGCTCACCGGCGGCGCCGATTGTGCTGATCGCCGCGCTCGGCATGGCGCAGATCGGCGTGGCGCGCGTCTGGCTGCCCGACCGCTTCACTCGCTTCGTCATCCTGTGGACGCTCGGCACCCTTTGCTTCTACGGCTGGGCGCAAGAGAAAGTGCCGTGGCTCCTGGTGCCGCAGGTCATGCCGTTGACGATCCTTGCCGCCATCTGGTTCGGACAGCTGATCGACACCGGCGCGATCAAACGGCCGGCAACCGCGCTACCATTGGCGGCGGTGGGCGCGCTGACCGTGTGGATTCTGATCGCGTCGAATTACTTTTACGATGCGCCACGCCCCGACGAGAACGCCGAGCACCGCCACGGCGAGATGCTCGCGTACGTGCAATCGACCTACGACATCAACATGATCATGCGCCGCGTCGACGACATCGCGAAGACGCTCGGCACCGGCACTCAAACGCGCCTCGCTGTCTCGGGTGACGCGACCTGGCCGTTCAGCTGGTACCTCCGCCACTATCCGGTCAACTGGGCGGCCGACGTGCGCAACGTCGATACGCCCGTCCTCATCGTCAACAAAGACGTGATCAACGCCCTCGATCAACCGCTCGGCGACAAGTACGACAAGGTGCCGTTCCAGATTCGCGGCTGGTGGGAGCCGACGTGGAATCAGATGAACCTGCCCAAGCTGATGCGCTGGATCTTCACGCGCGAAGCCTGGAGCGGGACCGGATCGAGCGACGCGGTCGCATACATCGCCAAGGACGTGAAGCCGGGGATGACCTTCGCGGCGATTGCGGTGAATCCACCGCCAGCAGCGAAAGGTTATCCGCAATCGCCGAAGTTGATCACCGCGGAAGCCATCTGGGGCAAACAGGGGTCGAGTCTGGGCGAGTTCAACGAACCGCGTGGCATCGCGGTTGACGCCGGCGGCAACGTCTTCGTGATGGACACGAAAAACAACCGCGTGCAGAAGCTCGGTGCCGACGGCCATGCGATCACCGCGTGGGGCCACGAAGGCAACGGGCCGGGCGAATTCAAAGACGCGTGCGGCCTGGCGATCGGCCCCGACGGTTCGGTGTACGTCGCCGACACCTGGAACCACCGCGTGCAGAAATTCGACGCCAACGGAAAATTCCTGCTGCAATGGGTCGAAGAGAATCCGAGCCTGTGGGGGCCACGCGGTGTGGCAGTCGCACCCGACGGCACCGTCTACGTCACCGACACCGGCAACAAACGCGTGGTAGCGTACACCTCCGACGGCAAGCAGAAGGCAGTGTGGGGCAAGGATGGATCGAAGCCGGGCGAGTTGATCGAGCCGGTCGGTATCGCTGTCGACGCCGAGGGCCGCGTGATCGTCGCTGATACCGGCAACCACCGCGTGCAGATCTTCGATGCCGCCGGCGCCTTCAAAGAAGAGTTCCCGGTCTTCGGCTGGGAAGAATTCTACACCGAGCCCTACCTCGCCGTGATGGGCACGGACCTGTACGCCACCGACTCCAACAACCAGCGCTTCACGCGCTACGCCGGCCACGAGTTCAACGGGGCGTGGGGCAAGAGCGGTTCCGGCAGCGGCGACTTCAACCGCCCCATCGGCATCGCCGTCGACACCCAAGGCAACGTCTACGTCTCCGATACGATGAACCACCGCATCCAGAAATTCGCGAAGCCGCAGTAG
- the tatA gene encoding twin-arginine translocase TatA/TatE family subunit, whose translation MFGLGIGELLVILVIVLIIFGAGRLPEIGEGLGRGIKNFRKAVKTPDEIDVTPPSASAAKPEPPKPESGEPQA comes from the coding sequence ATGTTCGGACTTGGCATCGGAGAACTCCTCGTCATCCTCGTGATCGTCCTGATCATCTTTGGCGCCGGACGGCTGCCGGAGATCGGTGAAGGGTTGGGGCGCGGGATCAAAAACTTTCGCAAGGCGGTCAAGACACCCGACGAGATCGACGTGACGCCGCCGTCGGCGAGCGCGGCCAAGCCGGAACCACCCAAGCCCGAGAGCGGCGAGCCTCAGGCCTGA
- the gcvPB gene encoding aminomethyl-transferring glycine dehydrogenase subunit GcvPB, translating into MTEPVRKQAGLLLEEPLIFERSRPGRAAFALEGEVESAEQLLPTELRRASIDGFPEVSEPEVLRHFLRLSQWNLGTATTFYPLGSCTMKYNPVVNEAIARLPGFARLHPLTPDELAQGQLELMWELERCLAEVCGMDAISLQPAAGAQGELSGMKMVRAYHVERGRARKKVLIPASAHGTNPASAALAGYSVVPVEGNRVGLLETDAVRRAMDDDVAALMITNPNTLGLFEREIVQIAEVVHAKGGLVYLDGANLNALMGIAKPGHMGADVLQFNLHKTFSTPHGGGGPGAGPIGVRASLMPYLPTPRLVRDGNGIRWSEAFPQSIGRVRSFHGNAGMHVRAYAYILALGGDGLTLATQMAVLAANYIRRSLESTYHVAVPAVCMHECVLSDKGMEAHGVKTLDIAKRLLDFGFYAPTIYFPLVVSGALMIEPTETESKETLDEFIAAMQQIAREARESPDTVRNAPTRTPVTRLDEARAARRPVLRWRRESGVVSRES; encoded by the coding sequence ATGACTGAGCCCGTTCGCAAGCAAGCCGGGCTACTGCTCGAAGAGCCGCTCATCTTCGAACGCAGTCGCCCCGGTCGCGCGGCGTTTGCGCTCGAAGGCGAGGTGGAGTCGGCGGAGCAGTTGTTGCCGACGGAGTTGCGCCGTGCGTCGATCGACGGTTTCCCCGAAGTCAGCGAGCCCGAAGTGCTGCGGCACTTTCTACGCCTGTCGCAGTGGAATCTGGGGACCGCGACGACCTTCTATCCACTCGGCTCGTGTACGATGAAGTACAACCCGGTAGTGAACGAAGCGATCGCGCGGCTGCCGGGTTTTGCGCGGTTGCATCCGTTGACGCCGGACGAGTTGGCGCAAGGGCAGTTGGAGTTGATGTGGGAGTTGGAGCGCTGCCTCGCCGAAGTGTGCGGCATGGACGCGATCAGTTTGCAGCCCGCGGCTGGTGCGCAGGGTGAGTTAAGCGGCATGAAGATGGTGCGGGCGTATCATGTCGAGCGCGGGCGCGCGCGGAAGAAAGTGTTGATCCCTGCCAGCGCTCACGGCACCAACCCGGCAAGCGCGGCGCTAGCGGGTTACAGCGTAGTGCCGGTCGAAGGCAATCGCGTCGGCTTGCTGGAAACCGACGCCGTCCGGCGCGCGATGGACGACGACGTCGCCGCGTTGATGATCACCAACCCGAACACGCTCGGGCTGTTCGAACGCGAGATCGTCCAGATCGCCGAAGTGGTGCACGCAAAGGGTGGACTTGTCTACCTCGACGGCGCGAATCTCAACGCGCTGATGGGGATCGCGAAGCCCGGCCACATGGGCGCCGACGTGTTGCAGTTCAACTTGCACAAGACCTTCTCGACGCCACACGGCGGTGGTGGCCCCGGCGCCGGTCCGATCGGTGTGCGCGCATCACTCATGCCATATCTGCCGACGCCGCGGCTGGTGCGCGACGGCAACGGGATTCGCTGGAGCGAGGCGTTCCCACAATCGATCGGCCGCGTGCGGTCGTTTCACGGCAACGCCGGCATGCACGTGCGCGCGTACGCCTACATCCTCGCGCTCGGTGGCGATGGTCTCACGCTGGCGACACAAATGGCGGTGCTGGCGGCGAACTACATCCGCCGCTCGCTCGAATCGACGTACCACGTTGCGGTGCCGGCGGTCTGCATGCACGAGTGCGTGCTGAGTGACAAAGGGATGGAAGCGCACGGGGTGAAGACGCTGGACATCGCCAAGCGATTGCTTGATTTTGGTTTCTACGCGCCGACGATCTACTTCCCGCTCGTGGTCAGCGGCGCGCTGATGATCGAGCCGACTGAGACCGAGAGCAAGGAGACCCTCGACGAGTTCATCGCCGCGATGCAACAGATTGCGCGCGAGGCGCGCGAGTCACCCGACACGGTGCGCAATGCCCCGACGCGCACGCCGGTCACGCGGCTCGACGAAGCGCGCGCTGCGCGGCGGCCGGTGTTGCGGTGGAGGCGTGAGTCGGGAGTCGTGAGTCGGGAATCGTGA
- the gcvT gene encoding glycine cleavage system aminomethyltransferase GcvT translates to MPLRTPLHAAHAALGARFVEFGGWEMPVQYSGIIDEHVAVRTRAGLFDVSHMGEVEVSGAAAFETCQRLTVNDVARLRDGQCQYSLLCLPTGGVVDDVMVHRLAADRYLFCVNASNTEKDFAWMYEHRGNATVIDRSAEFAQIAVQGPRATAILTRLTALPLEQIPPFAFGEGPVAGHVALVAHTGYTGEDGWEIYCGPAAAPAIWAALLDAGQPHGLLPCGLGARDTLRLERCLPLYGHELTSETTPLEAGLAWVVRLNKGEFIGGDALREQKRRGLTRKLVGFEMVMPGIARQGYAILHDGAVVGAVTSGTKSPTLGKAIGLGYVAAACADTGSRLAIDIRGKAVAAITVTLPFYRR, encoded by the coding sequence ATGCCGCTTCGTACCCCTTTGCACGCCGCGCACGCGGCTCTCGGTGCGCGCTTCGTCGAGTTCGGTGGCTGGGAGATGCCGGTGCAGTACTCCGGCATCATCGACGAACACGTCGCCGTGCGCACGCGCGCGGGTCTGTTCGACGTCAGCCATATGGGCGAGGTCGAGGTGTCGGGCGCGGCGGCGTTCGAAACCTGCCAGCGCTTGACGGTGAACGATGTGGCGCGTCTCCGTGATGGGCAGTGCCAGTATTCGCTACTGTGCCTGCCGACCGGCGGCGTGGTCGACGACGTGATGGTGCACCGCTTGGCGGCGGATCGCTACCTGTTCTGCGTCAACGCCTCGAACACTGAGAAGGACTTCGCGTGGATGTACGAGCACCGCGGCAACGCGACGGTGATCGACCGCAGCGCCGAGTTCGCCCAGATTGCCGTGCAAGGGCCACGGGCGACGGCGATCCTGACGCGACTGACGGCGCTTCCGCTCGAGCAGATTCCACCTTTTGCCTTTGGCGAAGGGCCGGTTGCCGGACACGTCGCGTTGGTGGCACACACCGGCTACACCGGCGAAGACGGGTGGGAGATCTACTGCGGGCCGGCGGCCGCGCCCGCGATCTGGGCCGCGCTGCTCGACGCCGGCCAGCCCCACGGCCTGCTGCCGTGCGGGCTCGGTGCGCGCGACACGTTGCGCCTCGAACGCTGCCTACCGCTGTACGGACACGAGCTGACTTCCGAAACCACGCCACTCGAGGCGGGCCTCGCTTGGGTGGTGCGGTTGAACAAAGGCGAGTTCATCGGCGGCGATGCACTGCGCGAGCAGAAGCGCCGTGGGCTGACGCGCAAGTTGGTCGGCTTCGAGATGGTCATGCCGGGCATCGCGCGGCAAGGCTATGCGATTCTGCACGACGGTGCGGTGGTCGGCGCGGTGACAAGCGGAACGAAGTCGCCGACCCTTGGCAAAGCAATTGGACTAGGTTATGTGGCGGCTGCTTGCGCCGATACGGGTTCCAGACTAGCAATTGACATCCGCGGCAAAGCCGTCGCGGCCATCACGGTTACGCTCCCGTTTTATCGCCGCTAG
- a CDS encoding glycosyltransferase family 2 protein yields the protein MTGAVTELSVVLPAYNEELNVDRVVREVAAYLESLGLDYELLVVNDGSRDRTGAILDGLVKEFPRLRPLHHPQNRGYGAALRTGFDAAQKRFVFYMDGDGQFDIKDLAVILPLATDDDNIVTGYRIERRDPLVRRLNAKLFGGFLVRIMLGVKVRDLNCAFKLIPKKVFERITLESTSALINAELYGRAIRKGFGIKEVGVHHYPREAGVQTGAHLRVILRAFYDLARLRQKIVADG from the coding sequence ATGACGGGAGCCGTCACGGAACTTTCGGTCGTGCTGCCGGCCTACAACGAAGAGCTGAACGTCGACCGCGTCGTGCGCGAGGTCGCGGCGTATCTCGAATCGCTCGGCCTGGATTACGAGTTGCTGGTTGTCAACGACGGCAGCCGCGACCGCACCGGCGCGATCCTCGACGGTTTGGTGAAGGAGTTTCCGCGCCTGCGGCCGTTGCACCATCCGCAGAATCGCGGCTACGGCGCCGCGCTGCGCACCGGTTTTGATGCGGCGCAGAAGCGCTTCGTCTTCTACATGGACGGCGACGGGCAGTTCGACATCAAAGACCTCGCGGTGATTCTGCCGCTAGCGACCGACGACGACAACATCGTCACCGGCTACCGCATCGAACGGCGCGATCCATTGGTTCGACGGTTGAACGCCAAACTATTCGGCGGCTTTCTCGTCCGCATCATGCTCGGAGTGAAAGTGCGCGACCTCAACTGCGCCTTCAAGCTGATTCCGAAGAAAGTGTTCGAGCGGATCACGCTGGAGTCGACCAGCGCGCTGATCAACGCCGAGCTGTACGGCCGCGCGATCCGCAAGGGCTTCGGCATCAAAGAAGTCGGCGTGCATCACTACCCGCGCGAAGCCGGCGTGCAGACGGGAGCGCACCTGCGCGTGATCCTGCGCGCCTTCTACGACCTCGCGCGCCTACGCCAGAAGATCGTCGCCGACGGCTGA
- a CDS encoding zinc-ribbon domain-containing protein codes for MVIQCPYCATRFQLDDTKLTAAHPMLKCSRCRHIFPGPSTSTTPPQPPPKPSVVDTPENLSFTFSEQPAKEPSAPARDLTIDEPEPEFELGTDAAPSTRHRETASPTSHSFAEEEEDEAPAVTRSANESLDISRDDDLDFNEPERPTTRIAREELEEDEQAAADVSDEFDEPFEEERVMPRGISVRPVVIFLGLVVAAYAVIAWTLRANVVLADSLFHKLPFISSLTEDRLLNRKLVLSDVTGGYQRIKDGQTVFVITGRALNNATVTVRNVQIVGRLYSRDDAQLDEKSIFCGNVISMKILKSLTQREVSILEDLKPPKRFGIAPGEESIFVIVFMQPPNGVTEFSSQVVAAQRQA; via the coding sequence ATGGTTATCCAGTGCCCCTATTGTGCCACGCGTTTTCAGCTCGACGATACCAAACTGACCGCGGCGCACCCGATGCTCAAGTGCTCCCGCTGCCGCCACATCTTTCCCGGCCCGTCGACCAGTACCACCCCTCCCCAGCCGCCGCCCAAACCATCAGTAGTGGACACACCGGAGAATCTTTCGTTTACCTTCTCAGAGCAGCCGGCGAAAGAGCCAAGCGCTCCCGCTCGCGATCTGACTATCGACGAACCCGAGCCGGAGTTCGAGCTTGGGACCGACGCGGCACCATCGACGCGGCACCGTGAGACCGCAAGTCCTACCTCCCATTCGTTCGCCGAAGAGGAAGAAGACGAGGCGCCGGCCGTCACGCGCTCCGCGAATGAGTCGCTCGACATTTCGCGCGACGACGACCTCGATTTCAACGAGCCCGAGCGTCCAACGACACGGATCGCGCGCGAAGAATTGGAAGAGGATGAGCAGGCGGCAGCGGACGTGTCCGACGAGTTCGACGAGCCGTTCGAGGAGGAACGCGTCATGCCGCGGGGAATTTCGGTGCGCCCGGTCGTCATCTTTCTGGGCTTGGTGGTGGCGGCATACGCGGTGATCGCGTGGACGTTGCGGGCCAATGTGGTCTTGGCCGATTCGCTGTTCCACAAACTCCCGTTCATCAGTTCGCTGACGGAAGATCGGCTGCTCAATCGCAAGCTCGTGCTCAGCGACGTCACCGGCGGCTACCAACGGATCAAGGACGGCCAGACCGTGTTCGTCATCACCGGCCGCGCTCTCAACAACGCCACCGTCACCGTGCGCAACGTGCAAATCGTGGGACGCCTCTACAGCCGCGACGATGCGCAGCTTGACGAGAAGAGCATTTTCTGCGGCAACGTGATCTCGATGAAGATCCTCAAGTCACTCACCCAGCGCGAGGTTTCGATTCTCGAAGATCTCAAACCACCGAAACGGTTTGGGATCGCGCCCGGAGAGGAATCGATCTTCGTGATCGTCTTCATGCAACCGCCCAACGGTGTCACCGAGTTCAGCAGCCAAGTGGTGGCCGCGCAGCGTCAGGCCTGA
- a CDS encoding nucleotidyltransferase domain-containing protein → MTVRKQDKQPGAYKEAASKPPIVAEPEFVPEDYGLRGAQTPKQPTRVAGVAAAGSPRRAKSLLRQRNCRTARFTSTDQAWLDAYRVALAAQCTDAVKQFLIYGSKARGEATRDSDLDVVLIVDNRWKARKRDLRRIGYQLASTSDVLPSIVVYTEEEWEARRQSGSFFRRAVERDAIAIR, encoded by the coding sequence TTGACCGTCAGGAAGCAAGACAAGCAGCCGGGAGCTTACAAGGAGGCGGCATCGAAACCACCGATCGTCGCTGAGCCCGAGTTTGTACCCGAGGACTACGGCCTGCGCGGTGCGCAGACACCCAAGCAGCCAACGCGCGTCGCGGGTGTTGCCGCGGCGGGCTCCCCAAGGCGCGCAAAGAGTCTGTTGCGGCAACGGAACTGCAGAACCGCGCGCTTCACGTCGACCGATCAAGCGTGGCTCGACGCTTATCGCGTTGCGCTCGCTGCCCAATGCACGGACGCCGTGAAGCAATTCCTCATCTACGGCTCGAAGGCGCGCGGTGAAGCGACCCGCGACTCCGATCTTGATGTCGTGCTCATCGTGGACAACCGCTGGAAAGCGCGCAAACGTGACCTCCGCCGCATCGGCTACCAGCTGGCTTCAACTTCGGATGTCCTACCGTCGATCGTGGTGTACACAGAAGAAGAGTGGGAAGCCCGGAGGCAGAGCGGCTCGTTCTTCCGGCGCGCGGTGGAACGTGATGCGATTGCGATCCGATGA